A genomic region of Fodinisporobacter ferrooxydans contains the following coding sequences:
- a CDS encoding SDR family oxidoreductase, translating into MSNVLILGAGGGIARVAIDLFLKETDAQLTLYLRSSRRLIHLESNRVRVIEGDVMDIEKLQEAMNGQDVVYANLAGNLEQMAKTVVQAMDATGVKRLIWISSMGIYDEVPGQKYRSILDPYRDSAAVVEASDVDYTILRPGWFTNKDEIDYETTQKGEPFKGHDVSRKSVADLVVKLAVTPGFEVRRSLGVNKPE; encoded by the coding sequence TTGAGTAATGTATTAATCCTTGGAGCAGGCGGAGGAATTGCTCGTGTGGCTATAGATTTGTTCTTAAAGGAAACCGATGCACAGTTAACGCTATATCTGCGCAGTTCACGCAGGCTAATACATCTGGAATCAAATCGTGTTCGAGTAATCGAAGGCGATGTTATGGATATTGAGAAACTACAAGAGGCGATGAATGGTCAGGATGTAGTCTATGCCAATCTTGCTGGAAATCTTGAACAAATGGCAAAAACCGTTGTACAGGCAATGGATGCGACTGGCGTTAAACGTCTTATTTGGATTAGTTCAATGGGAATTTATGATGAAGTACCAGGTCAGAAATATAGAAGCATCTTAGACCCGTATCGTGATTCAGCCGCAGTCGTAGAAGCCTCGGACGTTGATTATACAATTTTGAGACCTGGTTGGTTTACCAATAAAGATGAAATTGACTATGAGACAACTCAGAAAGGCGAACCATTTAAGGGGCATGATGTATCTCGAAAAAGTGTTGCAGACTTGGTTGTTAAATTAGCGGTAACACCAGGATTTGAAGTTCGTCGCAGCTTAGGGGTGAACAAACCCGAATAA
- a CDS encoding MFS transporter yields the protein MDNRNNLLIFILALGVFGILNTELGVVGILPLIAEHFHVSISQAGLLVSLFALALAVAVAISGPILPLLFSVINRKKVMLLVLGGFVIGNIVSIFATNFTTLLIARVIPAFLHPVYISIALTVASTSVSKEEVRKAVSKVILGVSAGMVLGVPIATFIANQTSLKMAMIFFTVVNLIVFIATLLFVPSMPVTEKRSYGSQLSVLKKWVTWLAILAVVCLNAARNGVYSYFAVYLQNVTNVSAKTLTVMLVLFGAATIYGNMVAGKILSKTAMKSVVYYPFVFGALYLLLFFMGSFTGPMFIIVLVWGVLFALGTNGSQYWITSAAPEAPELANGLFLAFGNLGITIGTSVSGLFISGMGTQYVVFSGLLFLILSLGFILIRNYMYSPVKRAGQNF from the coding sequence ATGGATAATCGAAATAATTTGTTGATATTTATATTAGCCCTTGGAGTTTTCGGCATCTTAAATACTGAATTAGGGGTTGTTGGGATACTACCTTTAATTGCTGAACACTTTCATGTCAGTATATCTCAAGCAGGTTTGTTAGTTAGTCTCTTTGCTCTTGCTCTTGCTGTTGCTGTTGCTATATCTGGTCCGATTTTACCGCTATTGTTCTCTGTTATAAATCGCAAGAAGGTAATGTTACTTGTACTTGGTGGTTTTGTTATAGGTAACATTGTTTCCATATTTGCAACAAACTTTACTACTTTATTAATTGCTCGTGTGATTCCAGCCTTTTTACATCCTGTTTATATTTCAATAGCTTTGACAGTTGCTTCTACCTCAGTTTCCAAGGAAGAAGTTCGAAAAGCTGTTTCTAAAGTAATTTTAGGGGTATCTGCTGGTATGGTACTAGGTGTACCAATCGCTACTTTTATCGCTAATCAAACTTCGTTAAAAATGGCGATGATATTCTTTACTGTCGTTAATTTAATCGTATTCATTGCTACATTGCTATTTGTTCCATCCATGCCTGTTACGGAAAAGCGTTCTTACGGCTCCCAATTAAGTGTATTAAAAAAATGGGTTACATGGCTAGCCATTCTTGCTGTCGTTTGTCTAAACGCAGCAAGAAATGGGGTTTATAGTTACTTTGCTGTGTATCTTCAAAACGTTACAAATGTATCTGCAAAAACTTTAACTGTCATGTTAGTTTTATTTGGTGCTGCAACGATTTATGGAAACATGGTGGCAGGGAAAATACTTTCTAAAACTGCCATGAAATCTGTGGTCTATTATCCTTTCGTATTCGGAGCATTGTATCTCTTGTTATTCTTCATGGGAAGCTTCACCGGACCCATGTTTATCATTGTTTTGGTTTGGGGAGTATTATTTGCTTTAGGAACTAATGGTAGTCAATACTGGATTACGTCCGCAGCCCCCGAAGCTCCTGAATTGGCAAATGGTTTGTTTTTGGCATTCGGTAATTTGGGAATAACAATTGGTACGTCCGTAAGTGGATTATTCATATCAGGAATGGGTACACAATACGTTGTATTCAGCGGATTACTTTTCTTGATATTGAGCTTAGGATTTATTTTGATAAGAAACTACATGTACAGTCCCGTAAAACGAGCTGGACAAAACTTTTGA